The sequence CGCGCGTAAAATGTCACTGTCCCTCCGTAGGCGCGTAGCTCAGTTGGTTAGAGCGCTACCTTGACACGGTAGAGGTCTGGGGTTCGAGTCCCCACGTGCCTACCATCGTTTTGCCCGCTGTTTATGCGGCTGTCCCGCACCAGGCCTTCACAAAGATCGGACCTGATAACCCACCGGTATGTCGGCGGTCTCGTCCGGCGGGCGCCCTTCACCGAGGCATGTGCCGGCATAGCGACAAAACCGGGCACGTGAGCAAGGGACCTTCACCGTCCCGGGCTCGGGTGGGACCAGGCACAGCGCCAGGAGCTTGGGACGTACGGTGATGAAGCACGCCAGCGCGAAAACGCCCAGCAGGACGAATCCGTACGTGTAAGCTCCCGTTGCTTTCAGCACGACGCCCAGCACCAGCGGCGGGAAGAATCCACCCAGACCGCCGGACGCGCCCACCAGTCCAGTGACCGCGCCGACGGAGTCAGGAAAATAGTCGGGGACGAGCTTGAACACGGCGCCGTTGCCCAGGCCGATAGCCGCCGCCATGCCCAGCGCTCCGATGGTGAACGGGATCATCATGGGAAACGTGAGCAGCGCCGACATGGCAGCCACGAAGGGAAACACCAAGGTCAGCACGGCGCGCCCACCGATGCGGTCGGCCAGCCAGCCACCCACGGGACGCATGGCCGTGGCCAGGACGATGAAGCCGGCGGTACGGAAGCCGGCGTCCCTGGGCGTGAGGCCGAAAATCTCGGTGAGAAAGATCGGCAAATATACCGCCATAGCGACGAATCCGCCGAACGTAAGGAAGTAGTACAAACTAAGTTCCCAGCTTCGGCGATTGGCCAGCGGGCGCATCATCTGCCGGAACGTCCGGGCGGGCTTGAGCCGGGGCGCATTGCGGGCCAGCAGAACAAACACCGCAAGCCACACAGCGAGCAGGACGCCGAAGGTGCGGTAGCCCCAGACATATCCCAACGTGCCGGCCAGTACCGGCGAACCAAACGCCGCCAGAGACTGGCCGATATTGCCGGCGCCATAGATGCCGAGCGCCTCTCCCTGACGCGCGGGCGGATACCAGTCGCTCACAAAGCCGACGCCGATGGCGAAGCTCGCCAGGGCGATACCGATGAAGAAGCCGCAGATCACGACCTGGGTAAAGGTTTCCACCGACCCCATCAGCAGCGCGGGGATGATGGAAGCCACCATCACCACGGAAAAGACTTTGCGACCGCCGTAGCGGTCCGTCAGGATGCCCAGCGGAATGCGCCCCAGACTGCCCAGCAGGATAGGAATGGCCAGCGCGATGCTGACCTGCATCGGTGTGAAATGGAGGCGTCCCCTCATGATGGGCATCATGGCCGAGACGGAGCCGAACACGGCGAAGCAGAGCGCAAAAGCGCCCGTCGCCAGCACCAGCTGAAGCAGGTTTCCCTCTGGCTTCCAGGGAGCGGACGGTGCGGGAGCAGCCGATTCTCTTGCAGTGGCGGCGGTTTCGGTCGGGGTCATAGGTCGTCTCTCACGCGTGATAATGCAAGCTGTCGGCCAGGTGCGGGTCCTTCACCGGGATGACCGGCGCCTGTTCGAGCACGCGCAGGAAAAGCAAGGCGAACAGGCCAGCGGCTCCCGCCGCCATGGCCAGCTCCCAGATGCCGATGCAAGGCCGGCCGGGACATAACGGGGGAGCGATCATCAGATGCAGATCCAGCCAGCGCCCCGCCAGCAGCACCAGCGAGATGCGCAGCAGCACACCGGGTTTGCGCTTGCTGGCCCGCCGCATGAGCAGCAGGAACGGCGCCACCCAGTTGACGAACACGTTCAGGTAGAACAGCGGCTCCCACATCCCCTGATGGCGGCGGATGAAGTAGGCGGTTTCTTCCGGAATGTTGGCGTACCAGATGAGCATGAACTGGCAGAACCAGAGGTACGCCCAGAAGGTGCTGAAGGCAAACAGCAGCTTGCCCAGGTCATGCAGATGTTGCGTGGTGAAGAAGCCCTGGAAGCGACTCTGCCCATGCAACCAGACGACAACCACGGTGATGGCGGCCAGCCCGCCGAGGAACAGGCCGGCGAAGTTGTAGAGCCCGAAGACGGTGCTGTACCACTCCGGCTCGAGCGACATGATCCAATCGAAGCTGGCCAGCCAGTAGGTCAGCCCAAAGGCCACGAGGAACCCGGCTGACAAGCGCTGGTTGCGATGCGTGTATTCGACGTCGCCTTCGGCATCCTGCCGGCGCGAAGCGCGCAGCATGGCCCAGATGAACAGCGTCCACAGCAGCAGATAGACGACAGTGCGCAGGCGGAAAAACGGGAGGCTGAGCCACATCTGGCGGAAGGCCGGCATGTGTCCGCTGAAATCCGCGTTGGCCCAGGGATAGACCTCAGGATGGAGGAAGATCACCGCCAGCAGTCCGGCGCCGCCGACCGGCAGCAGATACGCCATGGCTTCCGGCACCCGTCGCAGAGCGATGCTCCAGCGCGCGTCGGCGACGTATCCCAGCGCGACAAACACCACGCCTGCCAGCGACAGACCCGTCAGGTAGTAGCTCACAAGCAGCAGATTGGGCCAGGCGCGCTCCGGGGCGAACAGCAAAGCGGCAACGAAGGCGAAGCCGCCCAGCGCCGCCAACAGCCGCAACTGGCGGATGAGCGTGGGGGAGGGTTCGAACACCACGTCGAAGCGCTTCATGGCTTTCCCCCCTGAGCATGCGCCGGAGCCGCTCCGGCCGGCTCCGCGGCGGTCGCAGCCGGAGGCGGCGCAGCCTTCTCCTGCATCTGCCGCACATACGCGATCACGTTCCAGCGATCTGCGCGCGAGATCTGGCTGGCGTACGGCGGCATGTTGCCCTGTCCGTAGGTGAGCAGATGGAAAAGCTGCCCATTCTTCATGCGTACCGCCTTGGTCCCGAGCAGGGAAGGCGGGGGCGGGAAGCCGCGCATGGAAACCGGGCCATCACCGGCGCCGGTTGCGCCGTGGCAGGTGGCGCAGTAGTTGGAATAGACGGTCGCGCCGCGCTGGCGGGCCCACGCGTTGTCGGGCGTGATGGGACTGGACAGTTCCTCGCCCGCACGCACCTGATCCACGGGGGACGGACTGTAATGCAGAGGCATGAAGCCGCGCGGGATGGTCCCCGGAGCGGGGGCTTGCAGGGTCTTGCCGTCGGCAAAGTTCGGATTCGCCGCGAAAGCACCGTAGCGCGGTGCATGCGCCATCTGCGGCAGGAACTCGAAGTTAGGGCGGTCCGGCGCGGGCGCCAGCCAGTTCACCGCCAGCAACCCCACGAGCGCGGCGAAGAGCGCGAGATTGAGCACGACGCGTCCCATCATTGTTTCTCCGCCTGGATCTGTTCCTCCATGTGCACGGCATGGAAGCCGCGGAACAGCCGCTGCATCTCGGCGACGTCGAAGGTGGAGTCGCTTTCTTCCACGATCACAGCAAAGCGATTGTTCGTGACGCCCGCCACCGGCATCACCGCCCGCTTGCCGGGATACAGCCGACACACGATCAAGAAGCTGAATACCGCAGCCAACCCCGCACAGAGCACCATCACTTCGAAGGTGACCGGCACGAAGGCGGGCCAGGAGTTGTAGGGCTTGCCGCCGACGTTGATGGGCCAGTCGACGGCGGTGGTCCAGAACTCGAACCAGACCTTGAAGGCGGCGCCGGCCAGTCCCAGCAGGAACACGATCCAGGGCAGGCGCGACGGCGGCAGCCCCATGGCCTCCTCCACGCCGTGAAAGGCGTAAGGCCCGTGGACGTCCACGATCTTCAGGCCGCGCTCGCGCGAGGCGCGGATGGCGTTGAGCGTGTCGTCCTCATCCTCGAAGACTCCGATAAAGAGTCGCCTACTCATCGCTGGCCTCCAGGATGGGCCGGCCGTGCTTGAGCACGCCTTTGATCTCCGCCATGGCAATCACCGGCAGGAAACGGCAAAACAACAGGAAGAGCGTGAAGAACAGCCCGAACGTCCCCACCAGAGTGGCGATTTCGACTTTGGTGGGAGCGTAGCCGAACCAGTTGCTGGGCAGGAAGTCGCGCTGCAGCGAAGTGACGATGATGATGAAGCGTTCGAACCACATGCCCACGTTCACCAGGATGGAGATGGCAAACACCGCGGGCACACTGCGGCGCACGGCCCGGAACCAGAGCAGTTGGGGCACCAGCACGTTGCAGCCGACCATGGTCCAGTAGCCCCAGAAGAGCGGTCCCAGGGCGCGGTTGAAGAACACGAATTCCTCGTAGGCGTTCCCTGAGTAGAGCGCGGTGAAAAATTCGGTGGCATACGCCAGGCCCACGATGCCGCTGGTGGCGATGACCAGCTTGCACATGGCTTCCACGTGGTTGAGGGTGATGTATTCCTCCAGGCGCATCACCTTGCGCGCCACCAGCATGAGGGTGAGCACCATGGCCATGCCGGAGAAGATGGCGCCGGCCACGAAATAGGGCGGGAAGATGGTGGTGTGCCATCCGGGCAGGATGGCGGTGGCGAAATCCATGCTGACGATGCTGTGCACGGAGATGACGAGCGGAGTGCCCAAGCCGGCCAGCATCAGATACACGACCTCGTAGCGCTGCCAGTGGCGATAGGAGCCGTTCCAGCCCAGGCTGAAGAGCGCGGCCAGGCGACGCCGCCAGCGGTTGTGCGTGGTGTCGCGCACGCTCGCGATATCCGGCAGCAGACCGACGTACCAGAACATCAGCGAAATGGTGAAGTAGGTAGAGATGGCGAAGAAGTCCCAGACCAGCGGCGAGCGGAAGTTCACCCAGAGCGAGCCGCGGGTGTTGGGGTAAGGAATCATCCAGTAGGCGAACCAGGGACGCCCGGTGTGAATGATGGGAAAGAGACCGGCGCAGATGACGGCGAAGATAGTCATGGCCTCGGCGGCGCGGTTCACCGAGGTGCGCCAGCGCTGTCTAAAGAGAAAAAGGATGGCGGAGATCAGCGTGCCCGCGTGACCGATGCCGATCCAGAAGACGAAGTTGGTGATGTCGAAGGCCCAGCCCACCGTGCGATTCAAACCCCACGTGCCTACGCCCACGGCGATCTGGTAGCCGATGGCGGCTGCGCCCAGCGCCAGCAGGCCGAGGGAAACCACAAAAGCGGCCCACCAGAGCGGGCCAGCGCGCTTCTCCAGCGGCGCGGTGATCTCCGCCGTCACCTGGGCCAGGGACTTCTCGCCATGGACGAGCGGCTGGTGCAGCACGGTGGCGGCTTCAGCCATGGTGCTCCTTCTCCGGCTCTTCTTCGCGGTTGCGCACGATGCTGAGGTAGCCCACCGAAGGCGCGACGTTCAGCTCGGCCAGCAGGCGGTAGCGGCGCGGGTTGCTCATCATGCGCGAAACCTGGCTGTGCGGATCGTTCAGGTCGCCGAAGAAGACCGCCTGCGCCGGACAGGATTGCTGGCAGGCGGTCTGCAATTCACCGTCCTCAACGCTGCGTCCTTCGGTCCTGGCCTGGAGCTTGGCCTCCTGGATGCGCTGCACACAGAAGGTGCACTTTTCCATCACGCCGCGGGAACGCACCGTGACATCGGGGTTGAGCACCAGGTTCTGCAGGCGGTCGTCGCGCGCGTAATTGAACCAGTTGAAGCGGCGGCCCTTGTACGGGCAGTTGTTGGCGCAGTAGCGCGTGCCGATGCAGCGGTTGTAGACCTGCTCGTTGAGTCCTTCGGAGCTGTGCACCGTCGCCAGAACCGGGCACACGGTCTCACAGGGCGCGTTGCCACAGTGCTGGCAGAACAGCGGCTGGAAGGCCACATCCACATCTCCGGCGGCGTTCTCGGCGTAGTAGCGGTCGATGCGCATCCAGTGCATCTCGCGGTTGCGCCGCATCTCGTCCTTGCCCACGACCGGGATATTGTTCTCCGCCTGGCAGGCGAGAACGCACGCCGAGCAGCCGGTGCAGGCGCTCAAATCGATCACCATGCCCCAGCGATGGCCGGCGTAGGCGTGATCGGCGGGCCAGAGTTCTTCCTTGGTCTCATGTTCATGGACGCCGGAGTGCGGATCAGCCCGCCAGGCGGCCAGTGTCGTCTCCTGCACCAGCGGACGACGCTTGCCGTTGAGCGGCGCGAGCCTCTCCGGGACCGTGAGCGTGTGATGCGTTTGCGTCGAAGCCAGCGCATCGCGCCTTCCGTTGATGGTCGTCAGCTTCACCGGGCGGTGGTAGCGCAGCGTGCCGCGCAGGTCGGCGAGCGGCGCCGCATTCTTTCCGACCACTCCGTCTTCGTTCACGCTGGGCAGCGCATCCATCCAGGCCGGGCCGATGTTGGCAAAGCGCGCGCTCAACCGGCTGCCGTAGCCGAGCGCGATCGCCACCACGCGGTCGTGCTGGCCGGGCTGCACGTACGCAGGGAGCTCCAGAGCGAGCCCGTCTCGGGAAGTGACCCGCACCACGTCGCCCTCCGCGATTCCCAGGCGCCGGGCGAGGGCGGGACTGACGCACGCATAGTTGTCCCAGGCCACCTTGGTGATGGGATCGGGCAACTCGTGCAACCACGGGTTGTAGGCGTGACGGCCGTCCTGCATTCCGACCTTGGGGTACAGCACCAGCTCGAGCTCGTCCGGCGCGGGCGCGGAAGCGAACGCGGGCGCCGTGACCGCCTCCGTCCGGAACGAAGTCGAGGCCACGGTCTGGTACTCGACCTCGATCACACCGTCGTGCACGGCCTGATCCCAAAACGCCTGGAAGGGCTGCTTGCTCTGGCCGCGCGGGTAGACGTTCTTTCTCCAGCTCTCCTGCATGAGCTGGAGGGCGCTCTGCGGCTTCCCGCTCCAGGCCGCGAGAGTCTCGAGGAGCTGGCGGGTCGCGCCCAGCCGCTGCATGGCGGGCTGCGTGACCGCAATCAGGCCGCTGACCGGCTCGGCATCGCTCCAGGACTCCAGGAAATGCGGCTCCGGGCAGACGTAATGGGCGAGCGCGGCGGTCTCATCCACACGCTCGGCGAAACTGATGACGAGCGGGACGCGGCGCAGCTCGGCTTCCAGCTTTGCGGCCTGCGGCAAGTCGAAGAGTGGGTTCACGCCGTGCAGGAGAAGGGCCTGGACCGTCCCGCTCTCCAGCTCAGCGATCAGCTTCTGCAGGTTGCGATCGTCGCCCTGCGCCTGGAACGAGGGACGGTCGAGCTCGAGCGTCGCGCCGTAGTTGTCGAGCATCTGGTTGATGGCATTCACGAGAACCTGTTCGCCGACTTCCTGGCTGCCGCAAACGACCAGGCTCCGTCCGCGGGCATTCCACAAGCGCGCGGCCAGTTCGTCCAGGTAGGCCGCTGGAACCGGCGTGGAGGTCGCGGGAGCCAGCTTCAGCGCTGTCCCGGCCTTGGCCGCGATGCGCTCGGCCAGTTGCGCCAGCACGACTCCCAATTCGCCGGCCATGACCGCGAACCGCCGGTCGGCCTTGGCGCCGGTCAGTGACATGCGCGGTTCGAATTGCGTGTGGTAGGACATGCGCGGCGGGTCCGCCTCTAATTTCCGTCCGGCGCGGTAGCCTGCCGTGAACTCGACCGGAGAAATCCAGGTTCCTAGAAAATCGGCATCGAAGGCGGCGATGACTTCGGCCCTGTCGAAGCGATATCGCGGCAACAGCCGCACGCCGTGGGTCTGCTCATGCGCGTCCAGGATGGCCGCATGGGAAATGGCGTCGTAGATGACGTGGTTCGCGTCCTTGAAGCCGCCCAGGAACTCGGAAAGCGCTGCACGCAGCGTCGGGCTGGTGATAGTCCCTGAGAGAAAACGGATCGCACCCCCGCTCTTACGCAGTTCGTTGAGCCGGGCGGTGACCTCGCGGTCCACTTCTTCCCATGTGCCGGCCTTGCCATTCTTCATCGGTTGCATCAGGCGCTGCGAGTCGTACAACCCGAGCAGCGAGGCCTGGCCCACGGCGCACAGGCCGCCGCGCGACAGCGGGTGCTGCGGATTGCCTTCCAGCTTGATGGAACGTCCGTCGCGCACCTTCACCAGCACGCCGCAACCGGCGCTGCAAGCCCCGCAGGTGGAGGCGTAGAGCAGCGAGCGCCCCGGGACCAGCTCCTCAGGCTGCACCAGCATGGGAATCGCTTTTTCAACCGGCGCGCGGGAGCAGCCGGTCATGGCGGCTGCTAAAGCGAAGCCAGAAGCGCGCAGGAAATCGCGGCGCGGCAACTGTTTTCGGTTCGCGGTCTCCAGTCCCGAAAATTCGACCGCCGCCGCCTCCAGGAATTGCGGGTCGGCGTCGCGCTCTTCCGGGCTCTTCCAGTAGCGTTTTGTCGTCGGCTCGGCCACGTTCGTCCTCAGTAATGACAAGTGGAGCAGTCCGTCGATCCGTACACGCGATGCGACGCCGGTTGCGGACCGCGCGCCGCGGGAGCCGGGGCGCTGGTGAAATTTCCTTTGCCGTCGATACCCGTCTGATTCACCGAGCGATGGCAGTTCACGCACCAGCCCATGCCCAGGTCCTCGACCTGGCGCACGCGCTCCATGGTTTCCACCGGGCCGTGGCAGCTCTGGCAGGCCACGCCCGCATTCACGTGCGGCCGGTGATCGAAATAGACGAAGTCGGGCAGCGTGTGCACCCTCAGCCACTCGATGGGTTTCGGCGTCTTCGCCGGATCGGGCTTGCGGTCGTCGTTCAGCGCGAGGGCGTCGTAGATCTTGCGGATCTCCGGGGAGACGACGCGCTGCGGCGCGCGATTTTCCTTTTTCGCCAGTTCGTCTTCGGCGCGCACTGCGCCCCAGGGCGCGGTGACGAAGCTGTGGCAGTTCATGCAGGTGCTGGCGGCGGGAACGCCGGCGTGACGGCTGCGCTCCGCGCCCGAGTGGCAGTACTGGCAGGAGACCTGCAACTCGCCGGCGTGCAGCCGATGCGAGAAGGCAATGGGCTGCGTAGGCTCGTAGCCCTTCTGGTTTCCCGGAAGGCGCCCGGCCTCAAGGCGCGGCATGGCAGCCAGCAGCGCGAAGCTCGCGCCCACCAGCAGCACGATGCTCAACAGCGGGCTGCCCAGCCAGCGCACCATCGGCTTGTCGCCTTCGGTCATTCGCTAACTCCTTGCGCGCACTCCGCGTCCGGGTCGCATGCGGATGCCGTACCAGCGCACGACTTCAGGCTTTCTCCACAGATAGGGGATCGGCGCCACCAGCACGTGCACCAGGCGGGTGAAGGGGAAGACCGCGATGATCAGCCACCCGTTGATGATGTGCAGCTTCACCGACCAGGGCATGGTGGCGAGGAAACTCAAGTCGGGATTCAGCTTGAACAGTGACCAGAGATAAGGCGCAGCCGAGGTGGCGAACCACGACGAGCCCCAGGGCCGAAAGACCGCCACGTAAATGCCCGCGCCGATCTGCACAACCAGCAGCGCCAGCAGCAGCCAGTCGCCAAAGCTCGTTACCTGGCGCGGCTTGGAAAGCACCAGCCGCCGGTGCAGGATGCCCAGCAGTCCTACCAGCGCCATCAGGGCGAAGGCCAGGCCGGTGATCTCCAGCACGTAGAGGCGCAACGGCTTGCTGTTCCACAACAGCACCTGGCTGGGAATCAGGAGTCCCAGCAGATGCCCGAAGAGCACCACCAGAATCCCGTAGTGGAAGCTCACCACGCCCCAGAAGTGTTCGCGGTTCTCCAGGAACTGCGAGGACAGGCTGGAGTAGCTGAACGGCCGCGTCCGGTAGCGGTGGATGGTCACCAGAAAGAAGCTGAAGAAGGCCACGTAGGGCAACATGGCCAGCAGCAGGATGTCGATCACGGTCGCGTTCGTCATCACGTCACCTCTCAGGCCAGCACGCGCAGCGCGGGCTGGGGAGGCTCGGCCAGCGCCGGGACCTCCGGGAATTCGGCGCGCACCGCGCGTCTCGCCGCCAGCAGCAGGCTCTCGAACGGATTCTGCTTGCCGGAGAAGGCGGCCAGCAGCTTCTCCAGCGCGGGCAGGAGCACGGCGGCAGCGAAATCGGCGCCCGCTTCGCGCTCCATGCGTCCCACCAGGCGCAGCGCATGCGTCAGGTGGTCGGGAAGTTCGGTGGATTCCTCCAGGCCGTGCGACCGCAACTGCTGCCGCATGCGCACTAGCAGCAGTCCGCGGTCGTAGTTCTCGCCGAACAGGTGCCAGCCGATCTCCAGCGAGCACACCGGATTGAGGTCGAAGGTCTGGATGAACTGCTCCTGCAGCTCTTCCACGGAGAGCGCGTCCACATGCGCGACAAACGGCTCCAGCAGCGGCGCCAGTTCCGGCGGCGCGTTGCGCAGGCACTCGCGCGCGTCGTTGCGGTAGTCCGGACCGGGATACTCCAGCAGCCGGGCCAGAGCGTCGAGGGTGTCGCGCATCGCCATCACATCCCCCTCTCCGGCGCTTGCACAAACCCGAAGCCGGCGCTGGCTTTGTGCTCCATGGGGTCTTCCATCATCTGCAGCGCTTCCTCGCGGTGCATGGGCGGGATGACGAAGCGGTCCTCGAACGTGCACAGCGAGGTGAGCTGGTAGATGGCCTCGGCTTCTTCCGGGGTGCAGTCGGCCTCGGCCAGCATGCGCTGGGCGATCTCCAGGCTGACGTCGCCGACCGTGAGCGCCCTCCGGTACCAGCGCACGGCCTTCTGCTTGCGCAGCGCGTAGCGAACCTTGTTCTCCTGGCCGCCGCCGAACAGCTTGGCCAGGTAGCGCAGCGGCACGCGCGACTGTTCGATGTCGTGGAACAGGTCGCCGGAGGTGTGGTCGATCACGTCCTCCTGCTTGCTGGCCATGACCGGCGACATCGGCGGCACGTAGAACAGCATGGGCAGCGTGCGGTACTCGATGTGCGGCGGCAGCGCCAGCTTCCAGACCTTGACGAACTGGTAGACCGGCGAGCGCTGCGCCGCCTCGATCACCGACTCGTGCACACCGTTCTCACGCGCCGCCGCGACGACCCGCGGGTCGTTCGGATCCAGGATGAGCGAGCGCTGGCCTTCGATGAGCTGGTCGTCGGGCAGCTTGGCGACTTCTTCCAGGCGCTCGGCGTCGTACAGCAGCACGCCCAGGTAGCGGATGCGCCCCACGCAGGAGTGGAAGCACGCCGGGGCCTGGCCCGTTTCCAGCCGCGGATAGCAG is a genomic window of Terriglobales bacterium containing:
- a CDS encoding nitrate/nitrite transporter — its product is MTPTETAATARESAAPAPSAPWKPEGNLLQLVLATGAFALCFAVFGSVSAMMPIMRGRLHFTPMQVSIALAIPILLGSLGRIPLGILTDRYGGRKVFSVVMVASIIPALLMGSVETFTQVVICGFFIGIALASFAIGVGFVSDWYPPARQGEALGIYGAGNIGQSLAAFGSPVLAGTLGYVWGYRTFGVLLAVWLAVFVLLARNAPRLKPARTFRQMMRPLANRRSWELSLYYFLTFGGFVAMAVYLPIFLTEIFGLTPRDAGFRTAGFIVLATAMRPVGGWLADRIGGRAVLTLVFPFVAAMSALLTFPMMIPFTIGALGMAAAIGLGNGAVFKLVPDYFPDSVGAVTGLVGASGGLGGFFPPLVLGVVLKATGAYTYGFVLLGVFALACFITVRPKLLALCLVPPEPGTVKVPCSRARFCRYAGTCLGEGRPPDETADIPVGYQVRSL
- a CDS encoding cytochrome c, which codes for MMGRVVLNLALFAALVGLLAVNWLAPAPDRPNFEFLPQMAHAPRYGAFAANPNFADGKTLQAPAPGTIPRGFMPLHYSPSPVDQVRAGEELSSPITPDNAWARQRGATVYSNYCATCHGATGAGDGPVSMRGFPPPPSLLGTKAVRMKNGQLFHLLTYGQGNMPPYASQISRADRWNVIAYVRQMQEKAAPPPAATAAEPAGAAPAHAQGGKP
- a CDS encoding DUF3341 domain-containing protein codes for the protein MSRRLFIGVFEDEDDTLNAIRASRERGLKIVDVHGPYAFHGVEEAMGLPPSRLPWIVFLLGLAGAAFKVWFEFWTTAVDWPINVGGKPYNSWPAFVPVTFEVMVLCAGLAAVFSFLIVCRLYPGKRAVMPVAGVTNNRFAVIVEESDSTFDVAEMQRLFRGFHAVHMEEQIQAEKQ
- the nrfD gene encoding NrfD/PsrC family molybdoenzyme membrane anchor subunit; protein product: MAEAATVLHQPLVHGEKSLAQVTAEITAPLEKRAGPLWWAAFVVSLGLLALGAAAIGYQIAVGVGTWGLNRTVGWAFDITNFVFWIGIGHAGTLISAILFLFRQRWRTSVNRAAEAMTIFAVICAGLFPIIHTGRPWFAYWMIPYPNTRGSLWVNFRSPLVWDFFAISTYFTISLMFWYVGLLPDIASVRDTTHNRWRRRLAALFSLGWNGSYRHWQRYEVVYLMLAGLGTPLVISVHSIVSMDFATAILPGWHTTIFPPYFVAGAIFSGMAMVLTLMLVARKVMRLEEYITLNHVEAMCKLVIATSGIVGLAYATEFFTALYSGNAYEEFVFFNRALGPLFWGYWTMVGCNVLVPQLLWFRAVRRSVPAVFAISILVNVGMWFERFIIIVTSLQRDFLPSNWFGYAPTKVEIATLVGTFGLFFTLFLLFCRFLPVIAMAEIKGVLKHGRPILEASDE
- a CDS encoding TAT-variant-translocated molybdopterin oxidoreductase, with the translated sequence MAEPTTKRYWKSPEERDADPQFLEAAAVEFSGLETANRKQLPRRDFLRASGFALAAAMTGCSRAPVEKAIPMLVQPEELVPGRSLLYASTCGACSAGCGVLVKVRDGRSIKLEGNPQHPLSRGGLCAVGQASLLGLYDSQRLMQPMKNGKAGTWEEVDREVTARLNELRKSGGAIRFLSGTITSPTLRAALSEFLGGFKDANHVIYDAISHAAILDAHEQTHGVRLLPRYRFDRAEVIAAFDADFLGTWISPVEFTAGYRAGRKLEADPPRMSYHTQFEPRMSLTGAKADRRFAVMAGELGVVLAQLAERIAAKAGTALKLAPATSTPVPAAYLDELAARLWNARGRSLVVCGSQEVGEQVLVNAINQMLDNYGATLELDRPSFQAQGDDRNLQKLIAELESGTVQALLLHGVNPLFDLPQAAKLEAELRRVPLVISFAERVDETAALAHYVCPEPHFLESWSDAEPVSGLIAVTQPAMQRLGATRQLLETLAAWSGKPQSALQLMQESWRKNVYPRGQSKQPFQAFWDQAVHDGVIEVEYQTVASTSFRTEAVTAPAFASAPAPDELELVLYPKVGMQDGRHAYNPWLHELPDPITKVAWDNYACVSPALARRLGIAEGDVVRVTSRDGLALELPAYVQPGQHDRVVAIALGYGSRLSARFANIGPAWMDALPSVNEDGVVGKNAAPLADLRGTLRYHRPVKLTTINGRRDALASTQTHHTLTVPERLAPLNGKRRPLVQETTLAAWRADPHSGVHEHETKEELWPADHAYAGHRWGMVIDLSACTGCSACVLACQAENNIPVVGKDEMRRNREMHWMRIDRYYAENAAGDVDVAFQPLFCQHCGNAPCETVCPVLATVHSSEGLNEQVYNRCIGTRYCANNCPYKGRRFNWFNYARDDRLQNLVLNPDVTVRSRGVMEKCTFCVQRIQEAKLQARTEGRSVEDGELQTACQQSCPAQAVFFGDLNDPHSQVSRMMSNPRRYRLLAELNVAPSVGYLSIVRNREEEPEKEHHG
- a CDS encoding cytochrome c3 family protein, giving the protein MTEGDKPMVRWLGSPLLSIVLLVGASFALLAAMPRLEAGRLPGNQKGYEPTQPIAFSHRLHAGELQVSCQYCHSGAERSRHAGVPAASTCMNCHSFVTAPWGAVRAEDELAKKENRAPQRVVSPEIRKIYDALALNDDRKPDPAKTPKPIEWLRVHTLPDFVYFDHRPHVNAGVACQSCHGPVETMERVRQVEDLGMGWCVNCHRSVNQTGIDGKGNFTSAPAPAARGPQPASHRVYGSTDCSTCHY
- the narI gene encoding respiratory nitrate reductase subunit gamma, with the translated sequence MTNATVIDILLLAMLPYVAFFSFFLVTIHRYRTRPFSYSSLSSQFLENREHFWGVVSFHYGILVVLFGHLLGLLIPSQVLLWNSKPLRLYVLEITGLAFALMALVGLLGILHRRLVLSKPRQVTSFGDWLLLALLVVQIGAGIYVAVFRPWGSSWFATSAAPYLWSLFKLNPDLSFLATMPWSVKLHIINGWLIIAVFPFTRLVHVLVAPIPYLWRKPEVVRWYGIRMRPGRGVRARS
- the narJ gene encoding nitrate reductase molybdenum cofactor assembly chaperone; its protein translation is MAMRDTLDALARLLEYPGPDYRNDARECLRNAPPELAPLLEPFVAHVDALSVEELQEQFIQTFDLNPVCSLEIGWHLFGENYDRGLLLVRMRQQLRSHGLEESTELPDHLTHALRLVGRMEREAGADFAAAVLLPALEKLLAAFSGKQNPFESLLLAARRAVRAEFPEVPALAEPPQPALRVLA
- the narH gene encoding nitrate reductase subunit beta codes for the protein MNVRSQVSMVFHLDKCIGCHTCSIACKNIWTDRRGTEYMWWNNVETKPGTGFPTCWEDQEKYKGGWEKKGNGSGKLQLKSQTKGDALFKIFHNPAQPTLDDYYEPWTYDYQHLFNAPEGPDQPTARPISMITGEYINIEAGPNWDDDLGGSPVYAENDPNLDALTPEQRAQLFATERLVFFYFPRICNHCLNPSCVAACPSGALYKRGEDGIVLIDQKRCRGWRACIAACPYKKTFYNWSTGKSEKCILCYPRLETGQAPACFHSCVGRIRYLGVLLYDAERLEEVAKLPDDQLIEGQRSLILDPNDPRVVAAARENGVHESVIEAAQRSPVYQFVKVWKLALPPHIEYRTLPMLFYVPPMSPVMASKQEDVIDHTSGDLFHDIEQSRVPLRYLAKLFGGGQENKVRYALRKQKAVRWYRRALTVGDVSLEIAQRMLAEADCTPEEAEAIYQLTSLCTFEDRFVIPPMHREEALQMMEDPMEHKASAGFGFVQAPERGM